CTGCTAAGATCGTTAAATCATTGAGTTCCTTATCAGCCTTTCGGAACAAGGTGTCATCTTTCTCTTTGGCGGCTTTACGAAAATCCTTCGCTAGGCGCTCAAGTTCCTTGCGCTCCTCTGAGCTTGCTCGTTTGGCTGCTTTTTTACAAATCAGGCGCTCTAGTTCACGGCGGGTTTCTAATACACGTAATTGCTTTTGCGTATTGAGGTCGGATATAAAGATTCCGCGTTTGGGAACAATGGTGACCAAATGCTCACGACTAAGACGCTGAATAGCTTCTCGAATGGGAGTGCGCCCTATGCCTAAGAATGCAGATAGCTGAGCTTCTGATACCGGCGTCTCAGGTGCGAGCTGCATGGTCACAATCATTTCTTCAATTTGGCTATAGGCCTGATCGGAAAGTGAGGCTTCTTCAGCGCTAATCACTAAGGCGAGGTTAGATGTTTTACCGTTTGGCATTATGCAAACTGTGTAGGTGCTTCCGCTCGATCAAACATGCCATAGTCGCGCAATACCCCAAACCAATGGATATCAATTGCCTCTGTAGCGCTCAGACCCAGTAGATCT
This genomic interval from Polynucleobacter sp. UK-FUSCHL-C3 contains the following:
- a CDS encoding GntR family transcriptional regulator, giving the protein MPNGKTSNLALVISAEEASLSDQAYSQIEEMIVTMQLAPETPVSEAQLSAFLGIGRTPIREAIQRLSREHLVTIVPKRGIFISDLNTQKQLRVLETRRELERLICKKAAKRASSEERKELERLAKDFRKAAKEKDDTLFRKADKELNDLTILAARNEFAAAAMSPLHGMSRRFWFGNFHQFAGATEMANLHGALAFAIAKGNEAEAGQALDDLIDCVENLTRKTFSVAD